The DNA region TTCACCAGGGAATTCATAAAATTCTTCAGCAGCAACACGAACTGAGTCATCAGGTTCCTGATCACTGTGATGCTTACCTGGCTGCCTCCCACTGGTTCGGCTAATTTTTATGACTCATCGGTACTACCCTCATCTGGTAAATCCAGGTGATGATCCCAATTAATATCGGGCATCCGGTCAAACGCTTCTTTTAAGGAAATCTCCCATAAACGACGAATTTGGGCCAGATAAGGAGTTCCCGGTTTCAACTTCAGTTCATAACGAATCTTGAAGGTATCTCGCTCATACATCGCTAACCGGATGGGAGGGCCAACGGAAATGTTGGATTTCATGGTGGAGTCGATCGACAGCAGTGCGCATTTAGCCGCTGCTTCCAGGGGCGTATCAAAACTTAGAATCCGATCTAGAATTGGCTTGCCATACTTGGCCTCGCCAATTTGCAGGAAAGGGGTATCTTTGGATGCCTGAATGCAATTGCCCTGACTGTAGATCAAATAAAGCGCAGGCTCCTCTCCTCGAATCTGTCCTCCCAGCAAGAAACTGCACTTGGCCTCAATGTGGTCTTTCTCCAACCAGGGACGATCCTGTTCTTGAATTTCTCTAGCCTTGGAGCCAATGTAGCGAGCAATTTCATACAATGTCGGCAAGGTATGGAGATTGTGTTCCGCTTTAGCCGTCAAATCCTGACGCAGCAGGGTAAGGGTAGCCTGAGTAATAGACAAATTACCTGCCGTACAGATTAAAATGACGCGATCGCCCACCTGGGAAAAATCGAATAGTTTCTGATGCGTAGAAATGTAATCGACCCCGGCGTTGGTGCGCGAATCGGCAGCCATGACGATACCGGAACTGGTAACAATGCCAAGACAATAAGTCATGTTTAGGGAAATTAGGACTGATCCTCTAGATTTTAAGACCCTGACCGTGCTTCTGACATAGCTATCCGACCCTCTATCTCCCTTTAAGGATGGTTGACTGAAAGTAACTGGTACTTCAGGAACAGCAGCAGATCTTGAACAGTCGATAGGGGTTCTGGATCGAAACGATCGCTCAGGTCAATACCAAAGTTATCGAGGAAATCCTCACAGAAAGCAAGTTCCCAATCGAACCAGCAAATTAACGTCAGGTGCAAGTCTTCGTTCAGACGATCAGTGGGCAGCACCTGGCCAAACTCCAACCCAGAGTACTGCGACATTTGAGTGTATACAAAGTCGGATATGGGTTTAGGAATGTCTACAGGTTTCCAGAAGCGTTCATACCATTCGCGGGAATTCAAGCATGAACGGCGGCGCAAAAAGCGTTGGACAGAGCGACGCATCTTCAGATCCGGACTCAGATCCGAATAAGTCCAAAGACTATAAAAGAAGTTTTTGAGCGATCGCCACATGCCTTACATCACATCCAAATTCTCCAAGTCCTCCCTCAGTATTCCCAACGAGAAATCGAGCTACCAGATTCTGAGAAATGAGGGAGTTGAGAGTTTTGAGTTTTAAACCTTGCCCAAGCCCAGAACCGTAGTTCCTCTTCCATCGCCCATCCCCTGCGCTTTTGCCTGTTCCCTGTTCCTTCATAAATTAATTCAATTCCAATCTTATATAGTACACTTATACTATGATTGGGTAATCATAGCAGGTGGTTACGATCGCCCGTTGTTAGATCACCCATTATTAGAGTAGGTGGTACGCTCGATGGAAGAATATCAACCCCGCACTCCCCCCTCCCCACATTCCCCAATTTCACGAAATCTGGCGCGGTCGCATCCCCCCTATGAAGAGGATGATTTGGATGATACTCCTTTAGAAGAAGATCCTAAAGTGTTACCCTTATCCAGTCAGCCTCGATCGCAGGAAAGTCTGGCAGAGGATGTCATTTTGCGATCAGGGAAGCGGAAGTCTTCCAGTGCCTCTCAACGTAAAACTAAATCTACAGCAAGCAAGGCAAAAGCCAGTAAATCTATGCGATCGACAACATCAGGCAACCCCCAACTATTTGTCGATGAACTTCAGAAGCTAGAAGCTCAGGCCGATCGCATTAATCGCATTTTGGCAGAACGGGCTAAGAAAAAAGAGCAGGAACAGTCTCAATCCATCCAGGCTCAGTCCATCTCTGACAAGCATATCCAGGCTCTACATCATCCACATCTTCATGAGTCTCAATCCATCTCTGACAGGTCTGTTCCATCCAGGCAGGCCATGTTCTCGCCACAACAGCCTCAGGAACCCTCTATTCCACCCAAAATTGAGTGGCCGTCTCCTAAGTTTCCGGGGCAGGAAGAGAGAGGTAGCCCCGTTTCTCAATCCTGGAATCCGCAGTTTTATGAAGAGAGAATGGACTCCAGACAGCAGCAACAAGCAAAACAGGATGCCTGGCAGGCAGCGCAAGAATTGCGTTATCTCAATCAGTCTGGACACACTCCCTATGGCGGCGAAGGATTTCCTGGATTGGAAGAGCAAGATCGGCTGCCATTCCAGCAGAAATCAACGATCACAGGTTCTGCTGCACGATCATCGGGGTTTTTCCTGCGTCATCTGGGATGGGAACGATTCTTAGACATTCCGCGCAGACCCATGGAACGAATCAGTGACGGAGTGTTGTGGATCGTAGCGGGAGCGATCGTCCGCCTGATTGCTCGCTCGATTTTGGTGGTGCTTCCATCTTTGTCCCCGGTAGTAACCCTGCTCATGCTAACTCCGGCCATGTTAGCGGTATTTCTGGTGTTCTTTGTTCCCAGAATGGGTTGGGTACCTTTCTACCGCCTGTTTCTGATTACTCTCGGGCTGTTGATTGGCAGCAAGTTTTAGCGCTTGAAGAAAAGCTCTGCATCCTATAGCTTAATTGTCACGAGAGGTTATTCCCATTGGATCGGTGCGTTACGCTAATGCTAACAGCACCCTACGGTTACAACCTTGTGTGTCAATATAGCTAACGGTTTGGGTAAGGGCTATAGTCTGGATATCCATAATTGGGAGGGGCATAGCCTGGAGGTGGGCCACCATAGGGATCGCCATAAGGAGGGCCAGCATCATAGCGGGGGCCAGCATCCGGGTAGGGATAACCTCCGTATCCGTCTCTATAAGGGGGGGGATAGCCTCGATAAGAACCTCGGTAAGGAGAAGGAGAATCGGCATAAAATCCCTGTCCTGGCCCTTGCATTGGTTGATTAGCTCGATTCTGTTGAATGAATCCTTTAGCAACAGTGGCACTGGTGGCAAAACTGATGCGATCGCGATCTTCTGAACCAGAACTGGAGCGGGCTACACCTTTATTGATTCCAATCATCTCACCCCTGGCATTCAACAAGGGGCCACCAGAGTTTCCAGGCTTTAAGGTGACATCTGATTGCAAGTCGCCATTAGGCAAAATTCTCACCAGTTTTCCCTGGGTCACTACGCCAGCCTGACCAAAGGGACTGCCAATCGCACAAACAGGTTGTCCCAGATTAGTAACTCCAGAGGTGGCCAGGGGAACCACGGGCAGGTTTCCTGGATTTTGTAACCGAATCAAAGCCAGGTCGTTGGCACGATCGCCCGCAATCACTTGACCAATATATTGTTGACCACCATTCGTCTGGACGGACAGAGTAGAGCCTCGCACTCCCTGCACCACATGGTAGTTA from Leptodesmis sichuanensis A121 includes:
- a CDS encoding S1C family serine protease, which gives rise to MGLQRLILVIALLAATRVVTLVFAPNGSQSNDQGLFQPSPPEHQETAERLPFPDTPFQEGDPSNPVRQEPNAPSQPFEIAKKPADTSGSNCQAAKPAVVTIRAGREIGSGSIVSQDGLVITNYHVVQGVRGSTLSVQTNGGQQYIGQVIAGDRANDLALIRLQNPGNLPVVPLATSGVTNLGQPVCAIGSPFGQAGVVTQGKLVRILPNGDLQSDVTLKPGNSGGPLLNARGEMIGINKGVARSSSGSEDRDRISFATSATVAKGFIQQNRANQPMQGPGQGFYADSPSPYRGSYRGYPPPYRDGYGGYPYPDAGPRYDAGPPYGDPYGGPPPGYAPPNYGYPDYSPYPNR
- a CDS encoding proteasome-type protease produces the protein MTYCLGIVTSSGIVMAADSRTNAGVDYISTHQKLFDFSQVGDRVILICTAGNLSITQATLTLLRQDLTAKAEHNLHTLPTLYEIARYIGSKAREIQEQDRPWLEKDHIEAKCSFLLGGQIRGEEPALYLIYSQGNCIQASKDTPFLQIGEAKYGKPILDRILSFDTPLEAAAKCALLSIDSTMKSNISVGPPIRLAMYERDTFKIRYELKLKPGTPYLAQIRRLWEISLKEAFDRMPDINWDHHLDLPDEGSTDES